One stretch of Maridesulfovibrio ferrireducens DNA includes these proteins:
- a CDS encoding mechanosensitive ion channel family protein, whose product MTIYIKNTITLAIAALLLLSVSFLSEVRAESTKQTWTYMVEGIEQDINEQNAAVQNLQKHLPEMIKTFDYRINKAKDRLDQLKLLRGLAKRTPWSYRTILLQLEDLEDYVLYAKKDLLLEKNRLKKIKKDIDILSELNIQDSLESNVKRNLLKRTLDSFTEIHHHSSLIKKDLDKALARADETVAAIARNTKLTTKHYADSMESFYFEAGPSLLAANNWQDITYAFDEWKKGHSKFYYPLFVWVNWTNFMSYMSIITIVCWILLRQSVKTLLKRPNFVKHSMSAYNFGLLMLSLGSGIFIARHITLFTSNQITGLVWSELITLGIIICARNFLWANEKTKPAPLIYTPMFTLWCLMTAGDMLHMLTVPVDCIGIIWICFSLAALAVIRINRKKQSLKITKTTSKITMYVLAIGSILTLFGLGAEAMISTQLWFLFLVTLQICNALKTIMITTGTSAQQVEQQEDEIKPETEEEPAEQAMITIETIQQNQMAQLLYPLSVSIIIFLFIAWATAYMGGLPFAKFVFRHMDVNIAGAAISIKSLFYILILFFTSRLILFWLKTLVSTTAIAGRKMESALAHTFSTIGSYLVWVVFILSSLYLLGIPMSALTWIASGLSIGIGFGLKDIVSNFVSGLIILFGGSIKKGDILQRNKLIGRVEDVSIRNTTMRALDNSMVIIPNSSFLKGEIINLNFRDSRIRVAIPITLIPGSKIKKAKKIMLKIVKKHPKVLSDPEPSILFKRFGNFGLEFEIYFWVQNFEDQYPTESEVVDDLDQELQAKKISVAFRGIKVKYKPKGDDAAKLAAQREALKEKKKATNKYFKSAALRRHRNLQKLERDKPA is encoded by the coding sequence ATGACTATATACATAAAAAATACAATTACTCTCGCCATTGCGGCCCTGTTGCTTTTAAGTGTGTCTTTTTTAAGTGAAGTACGTGCTGAATCTACAAAACAAACATGGACTTACATGGTCGAAGGCATTGAGCAGGACATAAACGAGCAAAACGCAGCGGTTCAGAATCTGCAAAAACATCTCCCTGAAATGATCAAAACTTTTGATTACCGCATTAATAAAGCTAAAGACCGACTCGACCAGTTAAAACTTCTCAGGGGATTAGCAAAACGGACCCCCTGGTCATATAGAACGATCTTATTGCAGCTTGAAGACCTTGAAGATTATGTATTGTATGCCAAAAAAGATCTGCTTCTTGAAAAAAACCGTCTTAAAAAAATTAAAAAAGATATAGACATTCTTTCAGAGCTTAATATTCAGGACAGCCTTGAAAGTAATGTAAAAAGAAACCTGCTTAAGCGAACTTTAGACAGCTTTACAGAAATACACCATCACTCAAGCCTCATAAAAAAAGACCTCGACAAAGCCCTTGCCCGCGCGGACGAAACGGTTGCAGCAATTGCCCGGAACACTAAACTGACCACAAAACATTATGCCGACTCGATGGAAAGCTTCTACTTCGAAGCAGGGCCGTCATTACTCGCTGCTAACAATTGGCAGGATATTACTTATGCTTTTGATGAATGGAAAAAAGGCCATTCTAAATTTTACTATCCACTATTTGTATGGGTGAACTGGACTAATTTCATGTCTTACATGTCCATCATAACTATTGTCTGCTGGATACTTCTTCGTCAATCCGTCAAGACACTGCTCAAACGCCCAAATTTCGTCAAACACTCAATGTCAGCATACAACTTCGGACTGCTCATGCTCTCTTTAGGTTCAGGCATATTTATAGCACGCCACATCACTCTTTTTACATCAAACCAGATCACAGGACTGGTATGGTCCGAACTAATAACTTTGGGCATCATCATTTGCGCGCGCAATTTTTTATGGGCGAATGAAAAGACCAAACCTGCCCCGCTGATATACACCCCCATGTTTACTCTCTGGTGTCTGATGACAGCAGGCGACATGCTGCATATGCTGACTGTTCCGGTTGACTGTATCGGGATAATATGGATTTGCTTCAGCCTCGCAGCTTTAGCAGTGATCCGTATAAATAGAAAAAAACAATCACTTAAAATAACCAAAACTACATCAAAAATCACGATGTATGTTCTAGCAATCGGCTCCATTTTGACACTATTCGGATTGGGCGCAGAAGCGATGATCTCGACTCAACTCTGGTTCCTGTTCCTCGTAACACTCCAGATTTGTAACGCGCTTAAAACTATAATGATCACAACTGGAACATCTGCACAGCAAGTGGAGCAACAAGAGGATGAAATAAAACCCGAGACGGAAGAGGAGCCTGCTGAACAAGCAATGATCACGATAGAAACCATACAACAAAATCAAATGGCTCAGTTGCTGTACCCACTATCAGTTTCAATAATTATCTTTTTATTTATTGCATGGGCGACAGCATATATGGGCGGACTGCCGTTCGCAAAATTTGTATTCAGGCATATGGATGTTAATATTGCCGGCGCAGCCATATCCATAAAAAGTCTTTTTTACATCCTGATATTGTTTTTTACTTCAAGGCTGATTTTATTCTGGCTTAAAACGCTGGTATCCACAACGGCTATTGCCGGCCGCAAAATGGAATCCGCCTTAGCTCATACTTTTTCGACCATAGGATCTTATCTGGTATGGGTAGTCTTTATCCTTTCATCCCTATACCTGCTGGGAATACCAATGTCGGCCCTTACATGGATTGCAAGTGGTCTTTCCATCGGTATTGGTTTCGGCCTCAAAGATATCGTAAGCAACTTTGTAAGCGGACTTATCATTCTTTTCGGCGGATCTATTAAGAAAGGGGATATTCTACAGCGCAATAAACTTATAGGCAGGGTTGAAGACGTTTCCATTCGCAACACAACCATGCGCGCCCTTGATAACAGCATGGTGATTATTCCAAACTCCAGCTTCCTGAAAGGTGAAATTATAAATCTTAATTTTCGTGATTCGCGTATAAGAGTTGCAATTCCTATAACCCTTATTCCCGGATCAAAAATTAAAAAAGCAAAAAAAATAATGCTCAAGATCGTTAAAAAGCACCCTAAGGTATTGAGCGATCCAGAACCAAGCATTCTTTTTAAAAGGTTCGGTAACTTCGGTCTTGAGTTTGAAATTTATTTCTGGGTACAAAATTTCGAAGATCAATACCCGACAGAATCTGAAGTTGTTGATGATCTTGACCAAGAGCTTCAAGCTAAAAAAATCTCTGTAGCCTTCCGCGGCATTAAGGTTAAATATAAACCAAAGGGTGATGATGCCGCCAAACTGGCAGCGCAGCGTGAAGCATTAAAAGAAAAAAAGAAGGCAACAAATAAGTATTTTAAATCAGCGGCACTTCGAAGACATAGAAACCTGCAGAAACTTGAAAGAGATAAGCCTGCATAA
- a CDS encoding STAS domain-containing protein, translated as MGLEVGENKNDGVIIFALKGRLDSNTSNDFEERLLSSIQSGENKIILDFENLEYISSAGLRVLLKAARELKGGDGKLLLCSLKDYIREVFDLSGFVSFLPIFDTKEEGISSF; from the coding sequence ATGGGCTTGGAAGTTGGTGAAAATAAAAATGACGGTGTTATAATTTTTGCGCTTAAAGGACGGCTTGATTCCAACACTTCTAATGATTTTGAAGAACGTCTCCTCAGCTCAATTCAGAGCGGAGAAAATAAAATCATTCTGGATTTTGAAAATCTTGAGTACATTTCCAGTGCCGGACTCCGTGTGCTTCTAAAGGCAGCAAGAGAGCTTAAAGGCGGCGATGGTAAACTTTTGCTTTGCTCACTGAAAGATTATATTCGCGAAGTCTTTGACCTGTCGGGATTTGTATCCTTTCTGCCTATTTTTGATACAAAGGAAGAAGGTATTTCGTCGTTTTAA
- a CDS encoding ATP-binding protein translates to MVNNRQSQVGDDKISSFTLKADLSELKILAEKIENFGQQNEIPEKNIFEVNLVLDELFTNLVSYGCFSDSHSFDIELILKDGVMFIEIRDDGKPFNPLDIPEPEIQCDCDERRIGGLGIHFMRKMMDSIEYELGNGKNILKLTKIIQ, encoded by the coding sequence TTGGTTAATAATCGGCAGTCGCAAGTCGGCGATGATAAAATTTCTTCATTTACGCTGAAGGCTGATCTTAGCGAGCTAAAAATTCTTGCCGAAAAAATTGAGAACTTCGGTCAGCAAAATGAAATACCGGAGAAGAATATTTTTGAGGTTAATTTAGTTCTGGATGAACTTTTTACAAACCTTGTAAGCTATGGGTGTTTTTCGGATTCTCATTCTTTTGATATAGAGCTTATTTTAAAAGATGGCGTTATGTTTATCGAGATTAGGGATGACGGAAAACCGTTCAACCCGCTTGATATTCCTGAGCCTGAAATTCAATGTGATTGTGATGAAAGAAGAATTGGTGGATTAGGTATTCATTTTATGCGAAAAATGATGGATAGTATTGAGTATGAGTTGGGCAACGGGAAGAATATATTGAAGTTGACCAAGATTATTCAATAG
- a CDS encoding ABC transporter ATP-binding protein/permease, whose protein sequence is MTITKRSLMYWVKTSNFKLQMILLVVILVTVAARVIPLEMQKLIINQAISMRKVDLLVRYCTFYIIAVVSASLLKYAITTLQTYIGQEALAKMRKGLYAHILTLPLGFFRKANPGMVVSSLITELAPAGEYVGQSIAVPVTNVLTLITFATYLFYLNPTMAAISIALYPFVIYLVPKLQKKSNRANKQRVDTTRNLSSHINETISGIHEIHGNGSYRIENRKYGSFVDRLFKIRITWILYKQGIKVLNSFFQNLGPFLLFLVGGYLAIQGKFDLGALVAFLSAYEKIYDPWKELMDFYQVHNDATVRYERVMEYFDFEPEFELEPKDRAPIKLTGAIDIQNLGFTVSGGIKLLKQINLKLKPGEQLALVGFSGSGKSTLAQCVSQLYKYTGGSVKIDGYEVGELTKADMVHSMGIVAQEPFIFSGSIKDNLLYSCAAVLEGDPEAEQKMPSRDHMIESIQQAGIFVDVLRFGLNTLVDSEQDKELSERLLMVRKNFHSDFGEKFAEHVEFYQEGKYLDYSTVAGNIIFGSAKDKSFAGKNLATNEYFINFLKETQLETPLLSLGRETAKQAVDILGDLPQEEIFFEQSPIPTEDFEEYKQLAARLDHNTLQEIKGKDRDMLLQLALNFIPGKHKIVALPSVLKTLILDGRQMFFNKVSVEKPDSFSFFKIAEYIPSQTILDNILFGKPKTDHPQIQDAINQSMIQLLIEEDLLETVVELGMGFEVGTKGDKLSGGQKQKLAIARTFLKNPPIMIMDEATSALDNRSQNRIQGLLETKWKGKSTLISVIHRLDTIKNYDKVAVMKAGKLMEIGPYDELIAKKGLLYELIHGAK, encoded by the coding sequence TTGACGATCACCAAACGGTCCCTTATGTACTGGGTGAAGACCAGCAATTTCAAATTACAAATGATATTGCTGGTTGTAATTTTAGTAACAGTAGCTGCACGCGTAATTCCTCTTGAAATGCAGAAACTGATTATCAACCAAGCCATCAGTATGCGTAAGGTTGATTTACTTGTCAGATACTGCACCTTCTACATAATAGCCGTAGTCAGTGCCAGCCTGTTAAAGTACGCAATTACGACTTTGCAGACTTACATAGGGCAGGAAGCTCTGGCGAAAATGCGAAAAGGCCTCTACGCCCATATTCTCACGCTCCCTTTAGGCTTTTTCAGAAAAGCAAACCCGGGTATGGTTGTTTCATCACTGATAACAGAACTTGCTCCGGCAGGTGAATATGTAGGACAATCAATCGCAGTCCCGGTTACCAATGTTCTGACGTTGATAACATTTGCAACGTATTTGTTCTACTTGAACCCGACCATGGCCGCCATTTCAATCGCACTGTATCCCTTCGTTATATATCTTGTTCCCAAGCTCCAAAAAAAATCAAACAGAGCCAATAAACAGAGAGTCGATACAACACGTAATCTCAGTAGCCATATCAACGAAACAATTTCAGGAATACATGAAATTCATGGTAACGGCTCATACCGTATTGAAAACCGTAAATATGGTTCATTCGTAGACCGCCTTTTCAAAATCAGAATCACATGGATTCTTTACAAACAGGGAATCAAGGTTCTCAATAGCTTTTTCCAAAATCTTGGACCATTTTTACTCTTTCTTGTCGGTGGTTATCTAGCCATTCAAGGTAAATTCGACCTTGGTGCTCTTGTTGCTTTTCTTTCCGCTTATGAAAAAATTTATGATCCTTGGAAAGAACTTATGGACTTCTATCAGGTTCATAATGACGCAACTGTCCGCTATGAACGAGTCATGGAATATTTTGATTTCGAGCCCGAATTTGAGCTTGAACCTAAAGACAGAGCTCCGATTAAACTGACTGGAGCCATTGATATTCAAAACCTAGGGTTCACCGTTTCAGGGGGCATTAAACTGCTCAAACAAATCAACCTGAAACTGAAACCCGGCGAACAACTGGCTCTTGTAGGATTTTCGGGCAGTGGCAAAAGTACACTGGCCCAATGTGTCTCACAGCTATACAAATATACCGGAGGGTCGGTAAAAATCGACGGCTATGAAGTCGGAGAACTGACCAAAGCCGACATGGTCCACAGTATGGGTATTGTTGCGCAGGAACCGTTTATCTTTTCAGGGTCCATAAAAGACAATCTGCTCTATTCATGTGCAGCTGTACTTGAAGGCGATCCGGAAGCTGAACAGAAAATGCCAAGCCGGGACCATATGATTGAAAGCATCCAGCAAGCAGGCATTTTTGTGGATGTTCTAAGATTCGGTCTAAACACCCTTGTGGATTCTGAACAGGATAAAGAACTATCCGAACGCTTACTGATGGTTCGCAAAAACTTTCACTCAGACTTCGGTGAAAAATTTGCTGAACATGTTGAATTCTATCAGGAAGGTAAATACCTCGATTACTCTACAGTTGCTGGTAATATTATCTTCGGATCTGCTAAGGATAAAAGTTTTGCAGGTAAAAACCTTGCCACAAACGAATACTTTATCAATTTCTTAAAAGAAACTCAGCTTGAAACACCTCTTCTCAGCCTTGGCCGTGAAACCGCTAAGCAAGCAGTTGATATTTTGGGTGATCTCCCTCAAGAAGAAATTTTCTTCGAGCAAAGTCCTATTCCGACAGAAGATTTTGAGGAATATAAGCAACTTGCTGCCAGATTGGACCATAACACTTTGCAGGAAATAAAAGGCAAAGATAGAGACATGCTCCTCCAATTGGCCCTGAACTTCATACCGGGAAAACATAAAATTGTTGCTTTGCCATCTGTTTTGAAAACGCTCATTCTTGATGGACGGCAGATGTTCTTTAACAAGGTATCCGTTGAAAAGCCGGATTCTTTCAGCTTCTTCAAAATAGCTGAATACATCCCTTCGCAGACAATTTTGGATAATATTCTTTTCGGAAAACCGAAAACAGATCATCCACAAATTCAGGATGCGATCAACCAGAGTATGATTCAGCTTCTTATTGAGGAAGACCTTCTGGAAACAGTTGTCGAGCTTGGAATGGGATTTGAGGTCGGAACCAAGGGCGATAAACTATCCGGTGGTCAAAAACAGAAGCTTGCAATTGCAAGAACATTCCTCAAGAATCCACCTATTATGATTATGGATGAAGCTACTTCTGCCCTTGATAACCGTTCACAGAACAGAATTCAGGGACTTTTAGAAACTAAATGGAAAGGAAAATCGACTCTCATTTCAGTTATTCATAGGCTTGATACTATCAAGAACTATGACAAAGTTGCTGTAATGAAAGCTGGTAAGCTTATGGAAATAGGGCCTTATGATGAATTAATCGCGAAAAAAGGCCTTCTCTACGAACTTATACACGGAGCAAAGTAG
- a CDS encoding Crp/Fnr family transcriptional regulator, protein MSVETSEYQEQLEIIREVPYFSGLELEAQKLLAYLCVRETFSTGETVFNTGDVDQSAYFILKGQMEAFLDGVDTPIQTFKENDFVGALTLIGDSKRLFTLKAISESVCIRLTKDKFEKAREQYPEISNKFLKAAVNKISDREERFIAKYDIGCEGCKSTIGLTLI, encoded by the coding sequence ATGAGCGTCGAAACAAGTGAATATCAGGAACAGCTCGAAATAATAAGAGAAGTCCCTTACTTCTCAGGACTTGAACTGGAAGCTCAAAAACTTCTGGCCTACCTTTGCGTGCGTGAGACTTTCTCCACCGGTGAAACGGTCTTTAATACAGGGGATGTAGATCAGTCAGCTTACTTCATTTTAAAGGGACAGATGGAAGCTTTTCTGGATGGTGTAGATACTCCAATCCAGACTTTCAAAGAAAACGACTTTGTCGGAGCTCTGACCTTAATAGGCGATTCTAAGAGACTCTTTACCCTCAAGGCGATATCTGAATCTGTTTGTATCCGCCTTACTAAGGACAAGTTTGAGAAAGCCCGAGAACAATACCCTGAAATAAGCAACAAATTCTTAAAAGCTGCGGTTAATAAAATCAGCGACAGAGAAGAAAGATTTATTGCTAAATATGATATCGGCTGTGAAGGATGCAAATCCACAATCGGCTTAACCCTTATTTAA
- the qrcD gene encoding menaquinone reductase integral membrane subunit QrcD — translation MDSNLFPEGVTRCGLPKFSLWMAFVSIFFLWGVYAAVIIFANGIGVTGLDNYFGFGLWITFDLAVIALGAGAFFTGFLKYILKIDQLKNIVNLAVILGFLCYSGAMLILTMDIGQPIRAWFGYWHPNVHSMLTEVIFCITCYCTVLVIEFIPLILEQKQLNKIPFLHHFAHHLHVNMALFAGIGTFLSTFHQGSLGGMYGVMFGRPYAFRDGFFIWPWTFFLFVLSAVGSGPVFTVLVCTLIEKMTGKKLVDYKVKALMGKIAGSMLCLYMFFKIIDTWAWATGYLPSVGFTFDEMFYGNVYGKWLMWTELGLCGVVPAIMLITPSIRNNPTLLYTAAILDCIGISINRYVFTVQTIAIPVMPFDNWEIYTPNWAEWATSGMIVAYGALALSLCYRYLPVFPQEVKLNSNK, via the coding sequence ATGGATAGCAATCTCTTCCCCGAAGGCGTAACTCGCTGTGGACTACCAAAGTTTTCCTTATGGATGGCTTTTGTATCAATATTCTTTCTCTGGGGTGTTTATGCCGCTGTGATAATTTTCGCAAACGGTATCGGCGTAACAGGTTTGGATAACTACTTCGGGTTCGGACTGTGGATTACTTTTGACCTTGCGGTTATCGCACTTGGTGCCGGTGCATTTTTCACCGGATTTCTCAAGTACATCCTCAAGATTGATCAACTTAAAAATATTGTTAACTTAGCTGTTATACTTGGATTCTTGTGCTACTCAGGTGCAATGCTTATCCTCACCATGGATATCGGTCAGCCGATCCGTGCATGGTTCGGATACTGGCACCCTAACGTGCATTCCATGCTGACAGAAGTTATCTTCTGTATTACTTGCTACTGCACCGTTCTGGTCATCGAATTTATTCCGTTGATCCTCGAGCAGAAGCAGCTTAATAAAATTCCTTTCCTGCATCACTTTGCTCATCACCTTCACGTGAATATGGCTCTGTTTGCCGGTATCGGAACTTTCCTTTCCACATTCCACCAGGGTTCACTGGGCGGCATGTACGGCGTTATGTTCGGTCGTCCTTATGCTTTCCGTGATGGGTTCTTCATCTGGCCTTGGACTTTCTTCCTCTTCGTTCTTTCCGCTGTTGGTTCCGGTCCTGTTTTCACAGTTCTGGTATGTACCCTCATCGAAAAGATGACAGGCAAAAAGCTTGTGGATTACAAAGTAAAAGCTCTCATGGGTAAAATAGCAGGCTCCATGCTCTGTCTGTACATGTTCTTCAAGATCATTGACACATGGGCTTGGGCTACCGGTTACCTGCCTTCTGTTGGCTTTACTTTCGACGAGATGTTCTACGGTAACGTCTACGGTAAATGGCTGATGTGGACTGAATTAGGACTTTGCGGCGTAGTCCCTGCGATTATGTTGATTACTCCTTCTATCAGAAACAACCCCACATTGCTTTATACTGCTGCAATCCTCGATTGTATCGGTATCAGCATCAACCGTTACGTATTCACTGTTCAGACCATCGCTATTCCTGTTATGCCTTTCGACAATTGGGAGATTTATACTCCTAACTGGGCAGAATGGGCAACTTCAGGAATGATCGTCGCTTACGGTGCGCTTGCGCTCAGTCTTTGTTACAGGTATCTGCCTGTCTTCCCTCAGGAAGTTAAGCTGAACAGCAATAAGTAG
- the qrcC gene encoding menaquinone reductase iron-sulfur cluster-binding subunit QrcC — protein sequence MQQIEFDTKWTMVIDVDKCTGCGACMVSCQAENNIAPMEDGSNKLKTLTWLLVYELNNGKDFPERESAYLPRPCMQCGKPACVPVCPVVATTKDEEGGIVSQIYPRCIGCRYCMAACPYHARYFGWFDPIWPEGMEKALSPSTSTRPRGVVEKCNFCHSRLLDARARARAEDMDPNKLPDGWYKPACLEACPTGAISFGDSKNPEHKVHDLIKDKNAFRLLESLGMDPQVYYISRRDWVREQSDNHLPKDKH from the coding sequence ATGCAACAAATTGAATTTGATACTAAATGGACCATGGTAATTGATGTCGACAAGTGTACCGGTTGCGGTGCTTGTATGGTATCCTGCCAGGCAGAAAATAATATAGCACCAATGGAAGACGGTTCTAACAAACTGAAAACCCTTACTTGGTTGCTTGTTTATGAATTGAATAATGGAAAGGATTTCCCTGAACGGGAATCAGCATACCTTCCTAGACCTTGCATGCAGTGCGGAAAGCCGGCTTGCGTTCCCGTTTGTCCCGTAGTTGCGACTACTAAGGACGAAGAAGGCGGAATCGTCAGTCAGATTTATCCTCGTTGTATCGGTTGTCGGTACTGTATGGCTGCGTGTCCTTACCACGCTCGTTACTTTGGATGGTTTGATCCAATTTGGCCTGAAGGAATGGAAAAAGCACTTTCACCTTCAACTTCCACGCGTCCTCGCGGTGTTGTTGAGAAATGTAACTTCTGTCATTCCAGACTGCTTGATGCTCGTGCTCGCGCCCGTGCTGAAGATATGGATCCTAATAAACTTCCTGACGGTTGGTATAAACCTGCTTGTCTTGAAGCCTGCCCCACTGGTGCAATCTCTTTCGGAGACTCAAAGAATCCTGAACATAAGGTCCACGATCTTATTAAGGATAAGAACGCTTTCCGTCTTCTTGAAAGTCTCGGCATGGACCCTCAGGTCTATTACATAAGCCGTCGTGATTGGGTCCGTGAGCAGAGTGATAACCACTTGCCTAAAGACAAGCACTAG
- the qrcB gene encoding menaquinone reductase molybdopterin-binding-like subunit QrcB, whose amino-acid sequence MGIDRRTFIQLVTGGVVGSLFTPVIWKSLDDAAIWSQNWPWIPRLKYGQITEQATLSKFGPSPCSLTVKSVGGSPYVVKGNVENEMSKGGVDAISAGGAQLLYSPSRVNGPMKKVADGKYESISWEEAEKMLSEKLSAVKGQAGKLAIVSGDATGTSSEVLSAFAAGMGSSDCYLMPGDEQAAAVALDNMGGSGQIGYDLDNSDFVLFIGADAMNSWGSVVRNQRVYSEMRPTGEDLKSVYVYAGPFLNSTASSSDKWIPVAPGTGAIFSLGLAYHMLNSGSSASASDFADFKTLVMSRFTPDKVEKAIGVAPGVMAGLAKQLMSASAPLVISGSEFGQGAGAVDIIAATALNMLLGRVGEKGGMKLLADLPLAVDSAVSRTELSSRDFAGYLAAVASDKVKAPEVLLAYEANPVYAMPQADTMAAAIAKVPFLVSFSTWMDETASKADLIMPNPHSFERFDDAQTPYGVGVAMLSACAPVTEPIYNGKSTIDVVLGVASGLGIDLGYESAEAVLQAKAEKAGADWDSLVGGAAFVSDSTESGSLKFAASVLSKAVAMPKGGEIALAPYAKLNVGSSTVAIPPLNCVTISKFELQGKDLFVQINGVTAKKLNVSEGSKVKLTGTGGECVARVHINEGVMNDVIAAPLGFGHTAWDVFSRGKGDNISKILTVGTEPGTGMAVWTSSFVSIA is encoded by the coding sequence ATGGGTATTGATCGCAGAACTTTTATTCAATTGGTTACAGGTGGTGTTGTAGGTTCACTCTTCACACCTGTTATTTGGAAATCTTTGGATGATGCCGCTATTTGGTCTCAGAACTGGCCTTGGATTCCAAGGCTTAAGTACGGACAGATCACTGAGCAGGCTACTTTGTCCAAATTCGGCCCTTCCCCTTGTTCTTTGACGGTTAAATCCGTCGGGGGCAGCCCTTACGTTGTAAAGGGAAATGTCGAAAATGAAATGAGCAAAGGCGGCGTCGACGCAATAAGCGCAGGCGGTGCACAGCTTCTTTACAGTCCTTCCCGTGTGAATGGACCTATGAAAAAGGTCGCAGACGGTAAGTATGAGTCTATCTCCTGGGAAGAAGCTGAGAAAATGCTTTCAGAGAAACTTTCTGCCGTTAAAGGGCAGGCCGGAAAACTCGCCATCGTAAGTGGCGACGCTACCGGAACTTCTAGCGAAGTTTTATCTGCTTTTGCCGCAGGTATGGGAAGCAGTGATTGCTACCTGATGCCCGGTGATGAGCAGGCCGCAGCAGTTGCTTTGGATAATATGGGTGGCAGCGGACAGATCGGTTACGATCTGGACAATTCTGATTTTGTTCTGTTCATCGGAGCAGATGCAATGAACTCTTGGGGTTCTGTTGTAAGAAATCAGCGTGTATATTCCGAAATGCGTCCTACTGGCGAAGACTTGAAAAGCGTTTATGTCTATGCCGGACCTTTCTTGAACAGCACAGCTTCTTCAAGTGATAAGTGGATTCCTGTAGCACCTGGAACAGGCGCTATATTCAGCCTCGGTCTTGCATACCATATGCTTAATTCCGGATCTTCCGCTTCTGCCTCTGATTTTGCTGACTTCAAGACTTTGGTTATGTCCAGATTCACTCCTGATAAGGTTGAAAAAGCAATCGGTGTAGCTCCAGGCGTAATGGCCGGGCTTGCTAAGCAGCTTATGTCTGCTTCAGCACCGCTTGTTATTTCCGGTTCTGAATTCGGACAGGGCGCAGGTGCTGTTGATATCATCGCAGCTACCGCACTCAATATGCTCCTCGGCAGAGTTGGTGAGAAGGGCGGAATGAAGCTCCTCGCTGACCTTCCATTAGCTGTTGACTCAGCTGTCAGCCGTACAGAACTTTCCAGCAGAGATTTTGCTGGTTATCTTGCAGCAGTTGCTTCAGATAAAGTTAAAGCTCCTGAAGTGCTCTTGGCTTACGAAGCGAATCCGGTATATGCAATGCCTCAGGCCGACACCATGGCTGCAGCAATTGCTAAAGTGCCGTTCCTTGTAAGTTTTAGCACATGGATGGATGAAACAGCTTCTAAAGCTGACTTGATTATGCCTAATCCGCACAGTTTTGAGCGTTTTGATGATGCACAGACTCCTTACGGAGTTGGTGTTGCAATGCTCAGCGCGTGTGCTCCCGTTACAGAGCCTATCTATAACGGTAAGTCCACAATCGACGTCGTTCTCGGCGTTGCAAGCGGACTTGGTATTGATCTTGGATATGAATCTGCAGAGGCAGTTTTGCAGGCTAAGGCCGAAAAAGCTGGCGCAGATTGGGATTCACTTGTTGGAGGAGCAGCTTTTGTTTCTGATTCTACAGAATCAGGTTCGCTTAAGTTTGCAGCATCCGTTCTCTCTAAGGCAGTTGCTATGCCTAAGGGTGGCGAAATTGCACTGGCTCCTTATGCTAAGCTCAACGTCGGATCCTCTACAGTGGCTATTCCGCCATTGAACTGTGTGACAATCAGCAAGTTCGAGCTGCAAGGCAAAGACCTCTTCGTTCAGATTAACGGAGTGACCGCTAAGAAACTTAACGTTTCCGAAGGTTCTAAAGTTAAACTTACTGGAACAGGCGGAGAGTGTGTTGCCAGAGTCCACATCAACGAAGGCGTAATGAACGATGTGATAGCCGCACCACTTGGATTCGGTCATACCGCTTGGGACGTGTTCTCCCGCGGAAAAGGCGACAACATCTCCAAAATTCTCACTGTTGGCACTGAGCCCGGAACCGGCATGGCCGTCTGGACCAGTTCTTTCGTGAGCATCGCCTAA